A single region of the Vibrio cyclitrophicus genome encodes:
- a CDS encoding PilN domain-containing protein gives MLHQINLLPWRDEIRSQHKKRFVHLVILGVIIALGGQWAVGNYFHDQQAKQQARLNYLNQYIAELDRQIQSLKVAEQEHKAILTRLDVVESLQLGRNKTTDFMNLMPELIPEGVYVDKIKMNGQEIEMSGISDSTARLATMLDHLERSESLESVEMHSIVHNRKRFNKEFQTFKVSFVFSSVSLENTTAESTAASKKEKGVHHG, from the coding sequence ATGTTGCATCAAATTAACCTGCTGCCTTGGCGCGACGAAATTCGTTCTCAGCATAAAAAGCGTTTTGTTCATTTGGTTATTCTTGGCGTCATCATCGCGCTTGGCGGGCAATGGGCGGTCGGTAACTACTTTCATGACCAACAAGCCAAGCAGCAAGCGCGCCTCAACTATCTCAATCAATACATCGCTGAGCTCGACCGACAAATTCAGTCATTAAAAGTCGCAGAGCAAGAACACAAAGCCATTCTGACTCGACTGGATGTGGTTGAGTCGCTGCAGCTTGGCCGCAATAAGACCACCGACTTCATGAACTTGATGCCGGAGCTGATTCCAGAGGGTGTGTATGTCGACAAGATAAAGATGAATGGTCAGGAGATTGAAATGTCGGGCATCAGTGACAGTACCGCTCGCCTCGCGACTATGTTGGATCATTTAGAGCGTTCTGAGTCACTTGAAAGTGTCGAAATGCACTCAATTGTTCATAACCGCAAGCGCTTCAATAAGGAGTTCCAGACCTTCAAGGTCTCTTTTGTGTTCAGCTCTGTGTCTTTAGAAAACACCACCGCAGAGAGCACAGCCGCGAGCAAAAAAGAGAAGGGGGTGCATCATGGCTAA